The Qipengyuania oceanensis genome includes the window CGCCCGGCAAGAGCGATGGTGCGCGCATCGCCCTGCGGCATAGCCCCCAGGTCCTCGCCGTCCCATCCAGCGAACACCGGGCCGGTGCCGAGAGGGATGCGCGGATTGACGAGGAGGACAGGCGTGCCGGCGAGGCTGTCGTCTGCCGGTTCCAGCTCGGTCCCCGTACCGCGCCCGATGCAGGTGCGGCTCTCGACACAAGCCGGGACGTCCGCGCCGAGCTTTGCTGCACGCGTCTGCCAGTCTTCCGGCAGGCCATGCAGTTCGCGCACGATCCGGAAAACCGCCCCGGCATCCGCAGACCCGCCACCCAGCCCCGCTGCGACTGGCAGGTTCTTCTCGAGCGTGATGGCAAGCCCGCCCGGCCGCGGCAGAGCGCCCAGCGCCCGCATTACGATATTGTCGAACGGATCGGTCAGCGCTCCCGCAAACTCGCCCACCACGCGCAATTCGTCCTGGGCCGAGCCGGACGCCTCCAGCTCGTCCCCCGCATCGACGAAGGCGAACAGCGTCTCCAGCTCGTGATACCCGTCTCCCCTTCGCGCCCGAACATGCAGCGCGAGGTTGATCTTGGCGTATGCGGTTTCGCGCAACTTCCTTGCTACTTTCTCTCTTGCCGCAAACGGCGTCTTATCCGCGCTTTGGTAGCACTCTCGGAGTGACGGTAATCCTGCGATAGCGAATGCCGCGTCTGGCGATCGTAAAGCGCGTCGCTAGCTCTTGCGAGGCGAACGCCGCGCCAGATGACAAAGCAAGTCCACACCAATGCGAAACCCATCGCTGGCCAGAACCACCATCTACCAAGGACTGGGACACCCAAGAAAGGTAAGATGCTGACCGCGGCCAGAATCTTATTACCCGATGCCCCAACCCAACAGCGATCCACCCACCACCGCAATCTGAGGTATGGGCTCATCCCGCCAGATCACATATTCGGATAATTCGGCCCGCCGCCGCCCTCGGGCGTCGTCCATTCGATGTTCTGGTTGGGGTCCTTGATGTCGCAGGTCTTGCAGTGGACGCAGTTCTGCGAGTTGATCTGGAACTTGGGCTCCTTGCCTTCCTCGATGATCCACTCGTACACGCCCGCCGGGCAATAGCGGTTCGACGGGCCGGCATATTCGCCCAGCTCGCTTTCCCGCTGCAAATCCAGATCGCAGACCTTGAGGTGGTTACGCTGGTCCTCGGCGTGGTTGGTGAAGCTGAAGGCCACGTTCGTCAGCCGGTCGAAGGTCAGTTCGCCATCGGGCTTGGGATACGCGATCGGCGAATAGAGATCCGCGCGGCGCAGGTGCTCGTAATCCGGCTCGTGCTTCATCGCGATCGGCAGCCCGATCTTGAGATAGCGCATCCACATGTCGATCCCCGCGACGATCGTGCCGAAATCCTCGCCGAACTTCGCCACCGCAGGCTCGGCATTCTGGACCAGTTTCAATTCGTCGGCGATCCAGCTCGAGCGGACGGCGGAATCGTATTCCATCAGCTCGGTCTTCTCCTTGCCTGCGGAAATGGCCGCTGCCACGCTTTCGGCAGCCAGCATCCCGCTCTTCATGGCGGTATGGCTGCCCTTGATGCGCGGTACGTTTACGAAGCCTGCCGCACACCCGATCAGCGCGCCGCCCGGGAAGGCGAGCTTCGGGACGGATTGCCACCCGCCTTCGTTGATCGCGCGCGCGCCATAGGCCACGCGCTTGCCGCCTTCGAGATATTCGCGGATCGCCGGATGCGTCTTCCACCGCTGGAATTCCTGGTAGGGCGACACGTAGGGATTCGCGTAATCGAGCGCGGTAACGAAGCCGAGCGCGACCTGGCCGTTCGCCTGGTGGTACAGGAAGCCTCCGCCCCAGCTCTCGCTTTCCGACAAGGGCCAGCCCTGGGTATGGATCACCCGCCCCGGAACGTGCTTGTCGGCCGGAATGTCCCACAGCTCCTTGATGCCGAGGCCGTAGATCTGCGGCTGGCAATCCGCCTCCAGGTCAAAGCGCGCCTTCATCTTCTTGGTCAGGTTGCCGCGCGCACCTTCGGCGAAGAGCGTGTACTTGGCGTGGATTTCCATGCCCGGCTGGAAATCGGGTTTGTGGCTGCCGTCCGCCGCCACGCCCATGTCCTGGGTGATGACGCCGGCGACCGCGCCGTCTTCGCCGATGATGACGTCCGCCGCCGGAAATCCCGGGAAGACCATCACGCCGAGCGCTTCGGCCTGCTCGCCGAGCCAGCGGGTCATGTTGCCGAGCGAGCCGGTGTAGCAGCCCTTGTTCGAGAGGAAGGGCGGCATGATGAGGTGCGGCATCGAGT containing:
- a CDS encoding 4-(cytidine 5'-diphospho)-2-C-methyl-D-erythritol kinase, translating into MAGLPSLRECYQSADKTPFAAREKVARKLRETAYAKINLALHVRARRGDGYHELETLFAFVDAGDELEASGSAQDELRVVGEFAGALTDPFDNIVMRALGALPRPGGLAITLEKNLPVAAGLGGGSADAGAVFRIVRELHGLPEDWQTRAAKLGADVPACVESRTCIGRGTGTELEPADDSLAGTPVLLVNPRIPLGTGPVFAGWDGEDLGAMPQGDARTIALAGRNDLQVPAIALVPEIAEVLAALRGTSPFLARMSGSGATCFALYENVAQADAAAEAIARDQPDWWQMKGKLR
- a CDS encoding electron transfer flavoprotein-ubiquinone oxidoreductase, whose translation is MSTETVAETIERESMPCDVVVIGGGVAGLSAAIRLKQIDENLEVVVLEKGSEIGAHILSGAVVDPKALNELFPEWRDMGCPMAETPVTDNWHWVLTEGKQYSMPHLIMPPFLSNKGCYTGSLGNMTRWLGEQAEALGVMVFPGFPAADVIIGEDGAVAGVITQDMGVAADGSHKPDFQPGMEIHAKYTLFAEGARGNLTKKMKARFDLEADCQPQIYGLGIKELWDIPADKHVPGRVIHTQGWPLSESESWGGGFLYHQANGQVALGFVTALDYANPYVSPYQEFQRWKTHPAIREYLEGGKRVAYGARAINEGGWQSVPKLAFPGGALIGCAAGFVNVPRIKGSHTAMKSGMLAAESVAAAISAGKEKTELMEYDSAVRSSWIADELKLVQNAEPAVAKFGEDFGTIVAGIDMWMRYLKIGLPIAMKHEPDYEHLRRADLYSPIAYPKPDGELTFDRLTNVAFSFTNHAEDQRNHLKVCDLDLQRESELGEYAGPSNRYCPAGVYEWIIEEGKEPKFQINSQNCVHCKTCDIKDPNQNIEWTTPEGGGGPNYPNM